NNNNNNNNNNNNNNNNNNNNNNNNNNNNNNNNNNNNNNNNNNNNNNNNNNNNNNNNNNNNNNNNNNNNNNNNNNNNNNNNNNNNNNNNNNNNNNNNNNNNNNNNNNNNNNNNNNNNNNNNNNNNNNNNNNNNNNNNNNNNNNNNNNNNNNNNNNNNNNNNNNNNNNNNNNNNNNNNNNNNNNNNNNNNNNNNNNNNNNNNNNNNNNNNNNNNNNNNNNNNNNNNNNNNNNNNNNNNNNNNNNNNNNNNNNNNNNNNNNNNNNNNNNNNNNNNNNNNNNNNNNNNNNNNNNNNNNNNNNNNNNNNNNNNNNNNNNNNNNNNNNNNNNNNNNNNNNNNNNNNNNNNNNNNNNNNNNNNNNNNNNNNNNNNNNNNNNNNNNNNNNNNNNNNNNNNNNNNNNNNNNNNNNNNNNNNNNNNNNNNNNNNNNNNNNNNNNNNNNNNNNNNNNNNNNNNNNNNNNNNNNNNNNNNNNNNNNNNNNNNNNNNNNNNNNNNNNNNNNNNNNNNNNNNNNNNNNNNNNNNNNNNNNNNNNNNNNNNNNNNNNNNNNNNNNNNNNNNNNNNNNNNNNNNNNNNNNNNNNNNNNNNNNNNNNNNNNNNNNNNNNNNNNNNNNNNNNNNNNNNNNNNNNNNNNNNNNNNNNNNNNNNNNNNNNNNNNNNNNNNNNNNNNNNNNNNNNNNNNNNNNNNNNNNNNNNNNNNNNNNNNNNNNNNNNNNNNNNNNNNNNNNNNNNNNNNNNNNNNNNNNNNNNNNNNNNNNNNNNNNNNNNNNNNNNNNNNNNNNNNNNNNNNNNNNNNNNNNNNNNNNNNNNNNNNNNNNNNNNNNNNNNNNNNNNNNNNNNNNNNNNNNNNNNNNNNNNNNNNNNNNNNNNNNNNNNNNNNNNNNNNNNNNNNNNNNNNNNNNNNNNNNNNNNNNNNNNNNNNNNNNNNNNNNNNNNNNNNNNNNNNNNNNNNNNNNNNNNNNNNNNNNNNNNNNNNNNNNNNNNNNNNNNNNNNNNNNNNNNNNNNNNNNNNNNNNNNNNNNNNNNNNNNNNNNNNNNNNNNNNNNNNNNNNNNNNNNNNNNNNNNNNNNNNNNNNNNNNNNNNNNNNNNNNNNNNNNNNNNNNNNNNNNNNNNNNNNNNNNNNNNNNNNNNNNNNNNNNNNNNNNNNNNNGCAACAGGGGCAACAGGGGCAACAGGGGCAACAGGGGCAACAGGGGCAACAGGGGCAACAGGGGCTACAGGTGAAACAGGAGAAACTGGAGCTACAGGAGCGACCGGAGTAACGGGATCAACCGGAGCCACAGGCGAAACAGGAGGAACTGGTGCAACAGGAGCAACAGGGGCGACAGGAGCAACAGGGGGAACTGGAGTAACAGGTGAAACAGGAGCAACCGGATCAACAGGAGCAACAGGAGCAACAGGAGCAACCGGATCAACAGGAGCGACGGGAACCACGGGAGCAACGGGAGCAACAGGAGCAACAGGAGTAACAGGAGCGACAGGAACCACGGGAGCAACCGGAGAGACTGGTGGAACAGGGGCAACGGGAACCACGGGAGCAACAGGAGCAACCGGAGCAACGGGAGAAACAGGGGCAACCGGAGTAACAGGAGCCACGGGAATTACCGGAGTAACAGGGACAACCGGAGTAACAGGAGCCACGGGAGTTACCGGAGTAACGGGAGCAACGGGAACAACAGGGGCAACCGGAGTAACAGGAATAACCGGAATAACGGGGACAACTGGAGTAACAGGAGCTACAGGAGTAACAGGATCAACCGGAGTGACTGGGGCAACGGGTGCTACAGGAGTGACTGGAGCTACCGGCAATGCCACAACGATTGGAGGAAGTGTTTTCTACAACAGTAATGGAGTTGTAGAGACGATCCCTTCTAATTCTCCTCTCACATTTAACCAAAGTAGTTTGCAAGGGGTAACCTTTAATGGAACTACTACTATGACCATAGTTACTGCGGGTTATTATTATTTTGATTGGCAGGTTTCTTTGGATGTTGGGCAAACAGCACCTAATACTTTTGGCATCGTCATAAATGGTATTACAACAAACACAGCCAATACGAATTCCAACTCGACAAATGCTGGGTTTTCTGGGTCAGCCGTTATCAATTTAGCAGTTGGAAATACTGTTCAGTTATACAACCTGTCTCCGACTTCTAAAACAATTACAGCTCCTTCCATTGGAGCGAGAGTATCGATGTTCCGTATCGGGTCTTAACGTGAATTGAATTACGATCATACACTTACGTATGAGATGGATGAGTTCCCAACGGTTTGTGTATGATCGCAAATTTGATGCCAATCGTGAACTAAAATGCTTTTTATCTGATTCATAGTGGATACCATTATGTTGTTACGCAATTGTTATGAAACTTTTCGTCTAATTTAGTTCTGGATTCAACATGAGGTGCATAGGATACAAGATTGGGTAATAATAATTTGTAGCGAATGGTTATTGAACTTTTAGGAGGATTATGATCATGGCAGAAAACAATTATGTAGAACAATTTAAAAGCGAAAATGAACAGGATGATGATGTGCAATTTCATACAGTAGATGATATTTTGGCATATTACAACGACCGACATACATCTCATACAGACAAAACGGAAGATACCGTAAATTAAAAAATAAGTTACTTAGGGTTTGAACGTTACTTGTCAGTTTTATGTAAGAATAATCAACCACTCTTAAGGATCTGTTTTCCTCCAAGAGTGGTTTTTTTATTGTTCCCCCATTGCGACGGATAAATGATCGTAGAGTACAAAATACTTGCTTCTGCCCATGATTTATGTTAATATTTCTTTTGTTGTGAATACGGTGGTCCGCTGCGGATAATGATGGGGAACAAGAGGTTTTCCGGAAGAGGCAAGAACGCCTGTGTGAGAGGAGGGAGTCCTAGATGAATATCGTACAAGCGATTACTCAAGAGCAACTTCGCAAGGATATTCCGAGCTTTCGTCCTGGCGACACTTTAAAAGTGCACGTTAAGGTTATCGAGGGATCTCGTGAACGTATCCAGTTGTTCGAAGGTGTTGTAATTAAACGTCGCGGTGGCGGAATCAGTGAGACTTTTACAGTTCGTAAAATTTCTTACGGTGTTGGTGTGGAAAGAACTTTCCCAATCAACTCGCCTAAAATCGAGAAAATCGAAGTGGCTCGCCGTGGTAAAGTGCGTCGTGCGAAGCTTTATTATCTTCGTGAACTGCGCGGTAAAGCAGCGAGAATTAAAGAAATTCGTCGTTAATCAACTGACGGTAAAAGGGGCTTGTACGAATATACAAGCCCCTTTTGTATATCCAAAAATGATTATATGCTGTAGCTCATCAATACAGAGAGGACGGTGAATTATGCAGCAGGATACAAATCAAGAGACATTTGAAACGAACGAGGCAGAGAAACCGGTTAAGAAGAAAAAGAATGAAGTGGTGGAATGGCTTAAAGCTCTTCTTATTGCATTAGTTCTTGTGGTTCTCATTCGCTGGCTTCTCTTTAAACCATTCATTGTGCAAGGACCGTCAATGCAGCCTAACTTTGTAACGGGACAGAAGCTCATTGTCAATGAGATCCTGTACGATATCCGTAAACCGGAGCGTGGAGAAGTTGTCGTATTCCATGTGCCTTCTGAAGGAAGAGATTTCATTAAGCGGGTAATTGCAGTAGCCGGAGATACAGTTCAGGTTGAAGGAGACAAAGTACTCGTTAACGGAAAGCCTGTTAATGAAACCTACATACAAGAGGCTATCGATCAGGCACATGCAGATGACAGGCTCTATAACAGTACGGACTTCCCGAATGCGCATTTCTCGGATGGAACGGTACCTGAAGGTCATGTGTTTGTAATGGGTGATAATCGTTCCAATAGTACAGACAGCCGGATGATCGGTTATATTCCATTGGAAGATATCGTAGGCCGGGCTGACCTGATTTTTTGGCCGATAAAAGATATTGGTTTGATTAAGAACTAGCAGGGAATATAAAGAATAATGGATTTGGAATTTTTGTGAGGTGACGACGTTGACGATACAATGGTTTCCAGGACATATGACAAAAGCACGCCGTCAAATACAGGATAAACTGAAGTTGATTGATGCTGTTATTGAGCTGATCGACGCCAGACTGCCGTTATCTAGCCGCAATCCGATGATCGACGATATTTTGCAGGGAAAGCCGCGACTGATCATTATGAACAAGGCGGATCTGGCAGATCCTGAGGTGACTCGTCAGTGGCTGACGCATTTTAAAGAACAGGGCCATACGGCATTCCCGGTAGACGCTTCGACAGGCACGGGTGTTAAAGATATACCAGATCAGGTGAAACTGCTGCTTAAAGAGAAAATCGACAAACAGATAGCCAAAGGTATGAACCCTCGGGCCATGCGTGTTCTGATTGTAGGTATTCCGAATGTAGGTAAGTCCACCTTGATCAACCGATTGGCAGGGCGCAGTATTGCTGCTACAGGAGACCGTCCGGGTGTGACTAAGGGCCAGCAGTGGATTAAGGTTGCGGGTGGTGAAATGGAACTGCTCGATACGCCGGGTATTTTGTGGCCGAAGTTTGAGGATCAAAATGTTGGATACCGTCTCGCAGTGACTGGGGCCATCAAGGAAGAAATATTGAACGTCGAGGATATTGCCTTTTTTGCGGTTAAATACTTGTCTAAATATTACTGGGAACCCATGAGCGAGCGATTTGATCTGAAGCAGCGTCCAGAGGATTTTGAGAATCCGGATGAGATTGTGACAGTGATGGAGGACATTGGCCGTAAGCGCGGTTGTATCATGAGCGGTGGGCGAGTGGATTTGGAAAAAGCTTCGAGCGCCTTTTTACGTGAACTGCGGGCAGGAAAAATGGGTCGCTTCTCAATGGAATCACCCTATTAATTGAACATTGGAAACCACCGGTAATGAAGTGACCCCATAAAGTTAGACAGGTTATGTCATTAGGCGACTTGTTGGGCATGAATTCGGTACTGTACCGGACTCATGCCTTTTAGTTTTGCCTTAATACGCTTGTTGTTGTAATAATCGATGTATTTTGATAGCTCTTTTTTAAAATGTGCGATACTTTCAAATTCCTTTAAATACAGAAATTCAGATTTCATGATGCCAAAGAAGTTCTCGATGACAGCGTTGTCGTAGCAGTTACCTTTTCGGGACATACTTTGCTTGATACCGCATTCTTTGAGGGCATGACGATACTGTTTCATCTGATAGTGCCAACCTTGGTCAGAATGAATAAGGGGCTTATCTTCATCTGTTAATCGGCTACATGCTTGATCTAACATCGTTGAAACAAGCGAGTAGACCGGTCTTGAACCGATCGTATACGTAATAATTTCACCATTGTATAGATCTAGCATTGGAGATAAATACAGCTTTTCTCCAAATAATTTAAACTCTGTAATATCTGTAACCCACTTCTCATTTGGCTTTTCAGCGTAAAAGTTACGTTCTAATATGTTCGGTGCAATCTTGCCAACCGTCCCTTTGTACGAACGATATTTTTTCATGCGTACCAAGCATTTTAATCCCAATACTTTCATCAAACGTTGTACCTTTTTATGATTCACACGGTATCCACGATTCACTAACTCGTCACGAATACGACGATAACCATAGCGCCCCTCATGCTCCTCATAAATGGCTTGGATAATGTCTTTTAACTCCGTATCTCTATCTGGCATCCCAAACGTTTTTACCGCGTAATAATACGTGCTACGAGGGATATCTGCTAGCTGTAGAAGTGCTTTCACCGAAAATTCGTTCCTTAGTTCATAGACTACTTGAGCTTTGTCTTGTTTGGTGATTTTTCCTTGTTTTGAACTAAGGCATTCAACTTTTTTAAATATGCATTCTCCATTCGTAAACGCTCTACCTCTGCATGTAAAGCCTCTACAGATCCTTCTACTAACGTTTGATTCTTTTGTTTATTAGATTCTTTTTTCATGGGTGAACGCCCCTTTTTCTTTGGTTGTAGAGCGTCCATTCCATGTAATTCTAAGCTCCTTTGCCAGCTTAAAATGGTACTATGACTCGCAATATTAAATACCGCAGCCGTTTCTCTAACAGACGTCCCAAATTCGTTCATATAATTAAGTACGTCTAGTTTAAACTGTACAGGATATGATGTATAGCCCTTTTTAAAAGCTTCATCACCATGATGCTCATATTGTCTAATCCAGTTTAAAAAGACAGTATGGTGAATACCTATGGATTTTGCGATAGCTTTTAAGCTGTCGGATCCCTTTTGGTAACGCATAACTGCTTGTATTTTTTCATCTGTACTGAATCTGGTCATATAAAAACTGCACCTCCAATAGTTAGATGGTGTCTAACAATTGGGGTGCAGTTCATAACGGTGGTTTTTTTGTGATGTTTTTCCGTTAAGTGACGGATATACAATTATTGAAGAGCTTAAGGATGGGTGGTTGTCCACGGCTGCATATGATATGATTTATCTAATAGAGTTGTAGATTCGAAGTAATAGGTAGCGAGACAGAAGATTGAATCAGAAGCCTTACTTGCAAGGCATCGAGGAGTTATTATGATGAGTGATTTGTTGTTATATGAACGTGAGTACTGGACCCAGTATGTACATATTGCAGGAATTGATGAGGTAGGGCGAGGTTGTCTGTTTGGGGATGTTGTTGCGGCTGCGGTTATTCTGCCAGAAGGATTAGTTATTGAAGGAATTAATGATTCAAAGAAGTTGAGCGCTAAGAAGCGTGATACTTTGTATGATCTTATTATGGAGCAAGCGCTTGCTGTCGGCGTTGGGCAGGTGGATGCTGAAACAATCGATCGGATTAATATAAAACAGGCTGCCAGGTTGGCAATGAAAATGGCTTTGGAGCAGTTGGTGGTAACTCCACAATTTTTGCTAGTCGATGCGGAAAAGGTAGACTGTGACATACCGCAGCTTGCCATCATTAAAGGAGACGCC
Above is a window of Paenibacillus uliginis N3/975 DNA encoding:
- the rplS gene encoding 50S ribosomal protein L19 encodes the protein MNIVQAITQEQLRKDIPSFRPGDTLKVHVKVIEGSRERIQLFEGVVIKRRGGGISETFTVRKISYGVGVERTFPINSPKIEKIEVARRGKVRRAKLYYLRELRGKAARIKEIRR
- the lepB gene encoding signal peptidase I, which codes for MQQDTNQETFETNEAEKPVKKKKNEVVEWLKALLIALVLVVLIRWLLFKPFIVQGPSMQPNFVTGQKLIVNEILYDIRKPERGEVVVFHVPSEGRDFIKRVIAVAGDTVQVEGDKVLVNGKPVNETYIQEAIDQAHADDRLYNSTDFPNAHFSDGTVPEGHVFVMGDNRSNSTDSRMIGYIPLEDIVGRADLIFWPIKDIGLIKN
- the ylqF gene encoding ribosome biogenesis GTPase YlqF, coding for MTIQWFPGHMTKARRQIQDKLKLIDAVIELIDARLPLSSRNPMIDDILQGKPRLIIMNKADLADPEVTRQWLTHFKEQGHTAFPVDASTGTGVKDIPDQVKLLLKEKIDKQIAKGMNPRAMRVLIVGIPNVGKSTLINRLAGRSIAATGDRPGVTKGQQWIKVAGGEMELLDTPGILWPKFEDQNVGYRLAVTGAIKEEILNVEDIAFFAVKYLSKYYWEPMSERFDLKQRPEDFENPDEIVTVMEDIGRKRGCIMSGGRVDLEKASSAFLRELRAGKMGRFSMESPY
- a CDS encoding IS3 family transposase (programmed frameshift), which produces MTRFSTDEKIQAVMRYQKGSDSLKAIAKSIGIHHTVFLNWIRQYEHHGDEAFKKGYTSYPVQFKLDVLNYMNEFGTSVRETAAVFNIASHSTILSWQRSLELHGMDALQPKKKGRSPMKKESNKQKNQTLVEGSVEALHAEVERLRMENAYFKKVECLSSKQGKITKQDKAQVVYELRNEFSVKALLQLADIPRSTYYYAVKTFGMPDRDTELKDIIQAIYEEHEGRYGYRRIRDELVNRGYRVNHKKVQRLMKVLGLKCLVRMKKYRSYKGTVGKIAPNILERNFYAEKPNEKWVTDITEFKLFGEKLYLSPMLDLYNGEIITYTIGSRPVYSLVSTMLDQACSRLTDEDKPLIHSDQGWHYQMKQYRHALKECGIKQSMSRKGNCYDNAVIENFFGIMKSEFLYLKEFESIAHFKKELSKYIDYYNNKRIKAKLKGMSPVQYRIHAQQVA
- a CDS encoding ribonuclease HII; translated protein: MSDLLLYEREYWTQYVHIAGIDEVGRGCLFGDVVAAAVILPEGLVIEGINDSKKLSAKKRDTLYDLIMEQALAVGVGQVDAETIDRINIKQAARLAMKMALEQLVVTPQFLLVDAEKVDCDIPQLAIIKGDANSQSIAAASIVAKVTRDRLCEGSWNTAYPEYGIAIHKGYATKLHREQISIHGPTPLHRRSFLKNIEVEQLSLF